In a genomic window of Sporosarcina trichiuri:
- a CDS encoding L-cystine transporter, giving the protein MDIGYILLNVAGLLVLAGILFWMNRRHVSFSKRVFTGLGLGIVYGIVLHISYGADGAALQNSIPWFNIIGTGYIKLLQMIVVPLVFISILTAFTKVAAGKNFGKQAAVILGMLIGTTAIAAMLGIGSALLFNLNAEQIVQGEAEAARGISLEETASTVADKALPDQLLDLLPANPFLDFTGARPTSTIGVVIFAAFLGFAFLAVRRKQPEQAAVVQKGIDAVYALIMAVVKIVLRLTPYGILAIMARTVAVSDYGAIVNLGKFVGASYAALIVMFAVHLAILALTGLNPLNYVKKAGDTLLFAFSSRSSAGTLPLTLTTQTTRLGVPEGIANFAGSFGLSIGQNGCAGIYPAMLAVMIAPTVGQPIDAQFIITLVAVVAISSFGVAGVGGGATFAAILVLSALNLPIALAGILISVEPLIDMGRTALNVSGSMTAGVTAARVTGELDTEQYGEAMPRDPAVSEL; this is encoded by the coding sequence ATGGATATCGGATATATCCTGCTCAACGTTGCGGGCCTGTTGGTACTGGCAGGAATCCTATTTTGGATGAACCGCAGGCATGTTTCATTTTCGAAACGGGTGTTTACAGGGCTCGGGCTCGGAATCGTGTACGGAATCGTACTTCACATCAGCTACGGAGCAGACGGGGCGGCACTCCAGAACTCGATCCCCTGGTTCAACATCATCGGAACCGGCTATATCAAGCTGCTGCAGATGATCGTCGTTCCGCTTGTCTTCATTTCCATCCTTACGGCCTTCACGAAAGTGGCAGCGGGCAAAAACTTCGGGAAGCAGGCCGCTGTCATTCTCGGCATGCTCATCGGGACGACAGCGATTGCTGCCATGCTCGGTATCGGATCCGCCTTGCTGTTCAACCTGAATGCTGAACAGATTGTGCAGGGGGAAGCGGAAGCCGCCCGGGGAATCTCCCTCGAAGAGACAGCCTCGACTGTGGCCGATAAGGCGCTGCCTGATCAGCTGCTCGATCTGCTGCCGGCGAATCCGTTCCTCGACTTCACAGGTGCCCGCCCGACATCGACCATCGGTGTTGTCATCTTTGCCGCCTTCCTCGGCTTCGCCTTCCTGGCCGTCCGCAGGAAACAGCCTGAACAGGCAGCGGTCGTCCAGAAAGGCATTGACGCGGTGTACGCACTCATCATGGCCGTCGTCAAAATCGTCCTCCGTCTGACGCCGTACGGAATCCTTGCCATCATGGCGCGGACAGTCGCCGTGTCCGACTACGGTGCAATCGTTAACCTCGGCAAATTTGTCGGCGCCTCCTATGCCGCATTGATCGTCATGTTTGCAGTCCACTTGGCGATTCTCGCCCTCACAGGCCTGAACCCGCTCAACTACGTGAAGAAAGCGGGCGACACACTCCTGTTCGCGTTTTCATCCCGATCCAGTGCGGGAACTCTCCCGCTGACCCTGACTACGCAGACGACCCGTCTCGGCGTGCCGGAAGGGATTGCGAACTTTGCGGGCTCGTTCGGCCTCTCGATCGGGCAGAACGGCTGTGCCGGTATCTATCCGGCGATGCTCGCGGTCATGATCGCTCCTACCGTCGGCCAGCCGATCGATGCGCAGTTCATCATCACACTGGTTGCCGTCGTCGCCATCAGCTCCTTCGGTGTGGCGGGCGTCGGAGGCGGTGCCACATTCGCGGCCATTCTCGTCCTGTCGGCATTGAACCTGCCGATCGCCCTTGCCGGCATCCTGATCTCGGTCGAACCGCTCATCGATATGGGCCGGACTGCACTGAATGTCAGCGGCTCCATGACCGCCGGTGTGACCGCCGCCCGGGTAACGGGAGAACTCGACACCGAGCAATACGGTGAAGCGATGCCCCGCGATCCAGCTGTATCCGAATTGTGA
- a CDS encoding class I SAM-dependent methyltransferase yields MEFEQVITDLAKRLTDGSFIRATFSQPRTKEEGLLRIKAKPIELKGELFIQFEEQFERVLKHHNISEDGLELFLTNALMRFRQVQAEFTDETVQVQLSKKFKISWKSSAAASSKVPDLSHNRKKNYLLEDGRPYPFLIRLGVQTADGQVKKQKHDKFRQINRFIEFIDDALTHLPTGRPVRILDFGSGKSYLTFALYHYLRIEKGLDIRVTGLDLKKEVIEECREIAKDLGYEQLEFLVGDINDYEGDTAVDMVVTLHACDTATDMALARAVRWGASVILSVPCCQHELFKQLQAPELDVMLQHGLIKERFAALATDSLRAELLTLAGYETQLLEFIDMEHTPKNILIRAYRSDKQVTADAAERYKAFRRLLHARPFLERELKLDILKED; encoded by the coding sequence ATGGAATTTGAACAAGTAATCACGGATTTGGCGAAACGGCTGACCGACGGGTCGTTCATCCGTGCGACATTCAGCCAGCCCCGGACAAAAGAGGAAGGCCTGCTGCGCATCAAGGCGAAGCCCATCGAGCTGAAAGGCGAGCTGTTCATCCAGTTCGAGGAGCAGTTTGAACGGGTGCTGAAGCATCACAATATTTCGGAGGATGGGCTGGAGCTCTTCCTGACGAATGCGCTCATGCGGTTCCGCCAAGTGCAGGCCGAGTTCACGGATGAGACCGTGCAGGTGCAGCTCTCCAAGAAGTTCAAGATCTCCTGGAAATCGAGCGCTGCGGCGTCATCGAAAGTGCCGGACCTTTCCCACAACCGGAAGAAGAATTATTTGCTGGAGGACGGCAGACCGTATCCGTTCCTGATCCGGCTCGGTGTCCAGACAGCGGACGGGCAGGTGAAGAAGCAGAAGCATGATAAGTTCCGGCAGATCAACCGGTTCATCGAATTCATCGACGATGCGCTCACCCATCTGCCGACCGGCCGGCCGGTGCGCATCCTCGATTTCGGTTCCGGCAAATCGTATTTGACATTCGCTCTCTACCATTATCTCCGGATTGAGAAAGGGCTCGATATCCGGGTGACCGGACTCGATCTCAAGAAGGAAGTGATCGAGGAATGCCGGGAGATTGCCAAGGATCTCGGCTATGAGCAGCTCGAATTCCTGGTCGGGGACATCAACGATTATGAAGGCGATACGGCGGTCGACATGGTCGTCACGCTGCATGCATGCGATACGGCAACGGACATGGCGCTTGCCCGCGCAGTCCGCTGGGGGGCGAGTGTGATTTTGAGTGTACCTTGCTGCCAGCATGAACTGTTCAAGCAGCTGCAGGCTCCGGAACTTGACGTGATGCTGCAGCACGGGCTCATCAAGGAACGGTTCGCAGCACTCGCGACCGATTCGCTCCGCGCCGAGCTGCTGACGCTCGCCGGCTACGAGACGCAGCTGCTGGAATTCATCGATATGGAACACACACCGAAAAACATTCTGATCCGCGCCTACCGTTCGGACAAGCAAGTGACGGCGGACGCAGCAGAAAGGTACAAAGCATTCCGCCGTCTGCTGCACGCCCGGCCGTTCTTGGAACGCGAGTTAAAGCTGGATATATTGAAGGAAGATTGA
- the nfsA gene encoding oxygen-insensitive NADPH nitroreductase, translated as MVIDLLTSHSSVRTYTDEPIPPETVRELLEAGQHAASSHFVQACSVIHLTDGSLRKAVGDASRNPHQFNGAGAAFVFCADFTRLQAAAALHGRTIDFSHAEAMLVGTVDTALFAQNVAIAAESKGYGICYIGGVRNNPEEISRMLGLPAGTVPLFGMTIGVPAKRNEVKPRLPLDAVLHENMYDAGKYDALLPQYDETMQEYYGSRSSNQKQAGWTEQMADFLETAQRPYMKEYLQSKGFLLD; from the coding sequence ATGGTGATCGACTTATTGACTTCCCACTCATCCGTGCGCACCTACACCGATGAACCGATTCCTCCAGAAACCGTACGGGAACTGCTCGAAGCCGGGCAGCATGCCGCCAGCTCCCATTTTGTCCAGGCTTGCTCGGTGATCCATCTGACGGACGGATCACTGCGCAAAGCGGTCGGGGACGCGTCCAGGAATCCGCATCAGTTCAACGGGGCCGGAGCCGCCTTCGTCTTTTGCGCGGATTTCACCCGTCTGCAGGCAGCAGCGGCGCTTCACGGTCGCACGATTGACTTCTCACATGCCGAAGCGATGCTTGTCGGAACGGTGGATACAGCCCTTTTCGCACAAAATGTCGCAATTGCCGCAGAGTCGAAAGGCTACGGGATCTGCTATATCGGCGGAGTCCGCAATAACCCAGAGGAAATCAGCAGGATGCTCGGACTGCCAGCGGGCACCGTTCCGCTATTCGGCATGACGATCGGCGTGCCGGCCAAACGCAACGAGGTGAAACCGCGCCTGCCGCTCGATGCCGTCCTTCATGAGAATATGTATGATGCCGGCAAGTACGACGCCCTGCTTCCACAATATGACGAAACCATGCAGGAGTATTACGGCTCCCGGAGTTCCAATCAGAAGCAGGCCGGCTGGACGGAGCAGATGGCGGATTTCCTGGAGACTGCCCAGCGTCCCTATATGAAGGAATACCTGCAGAGCAAGGGGTTTCTCCTTGACTGA
- a CDS encoding FMN-binding glutamate synthase family protein gives MSWLESVSMTTMIVILVLIFVPLSIILYLFLFDRKQKQHAILRNYPILGRVRYMIEKVGPEFRQYLFDSDNEGKPFSREEYLHMVMPGKYLNSVIGFGSKRDFEAPGYYLRNAMFTKQNDEMRVDNETQIETMRYQVTDEGLFSRKEHREEIKANPWLLPEEDAIVIGPDCANPFRVRSMLGQSAMSYGALGDHAITALSKGIGMATGAWMNTGEGGLSPHHLAGDADIIAQIGSGLFGFRTKEGEFDWDLLTEKAENPKVKAFELKLAQGAKMRGGHVEGAKVTEEIAEIRNVVPFRTINSPNRFNQFDDFPGLFEFIEKIRNHSGKPVGMKIVIGGKLEAEELARFMQETGKGPDFISIDGAEGGSGATYQDLADSVGLPVRSALMLLDDALRKYGVRDRVKIIASGKMTTPDKAAIALAMGADLVQIARGFMISVGCIMAQRCHTNECPAGVATTDPHLQRGLVVEEKKFRVTNYILTMREGLFRIAAAAGLDSPTKFTRSDVFYKDERGNVLPIETPVTTNQDS, from the coding sequence ATGAGCTGGCTGGAAAGCGTATCCATGACGACGATGATCGTCATTCTCGTACTGATATTTGTGCCGCTGTCCATCATCCTCTACCTGTTCCTGTTCGACCGGAAACAGAAACAGCATGCGATTTTACGCAATTATCCGATACTCGGACGTGTCCGGTACATGATCGAGAAAGTGGGACCCGAATTTCGTCAATACCTGTTCGACAGTGACAATGAAGGCAAACCTTTCAGCAGGGAAGAGTATTTGCATATGGTCATGCCGGGGAAATACTTGAACAGCGTGATCGGGTTCGGGTCGAAGCGTGATTTCGAGGCGCCCGGCTACTATTTGCGGAATGCCATGTTCACCAAACAGAACGACGAAATGCGGGTGGACAATGAGACGCAGATCGAAACGATGCGCTACCAGGTGACGGACGAAGGGCTGTTCTCCCGGAAAGAGCACAGGGAGGAAATCAAAGCGAATCCATGGCTCCTGCCGGAGGAAGACGCGATCGTCATCGGACCGGACTGCGCAAATCCGTTCCGGGTCCGCAGTATGCTCGGACAGTCCGCGATGAGTTACGGGGCGCTTGGCGATCATGCGATCACCGCCCTGTCCAAAGGCATCGGCATGGCGACCGGTGCGTGGATGAATACCGGCGAAGGCGGCCTGTCGCCGCATCATCTGGCAGGCGATGCGGATATCATCGCACAGATCGGCTCCGGCCTGTTCGGTTTCCGGACGAAAGAAGGGGAGTTCGACTGGGACCTGCTGACGGAGAAAGCTGAAAATCCGAAAGTGAAGGCATTCGAACTGAAGCTGGCCCAAGGAGCGAAAATGCGGGGCGGCCATGTCGAAGGCGCAAAGGTGACGGAAGAAATCGCAGAAATCAGGAATGTCGTCCCCTTCCGGACCATCAACAGTCCGAACCGGTTCAACCAGTTCGATGATTTCCCTGGGCTGTTCGAGTTCATCGAGAAGATCAGGAACCATTCCGGAAAGCCGGTCGGCATGAAGATTGTCATCGGCGGGAAGTTGGAAGCCGAGGAGCTCGCCCGGTTCATGCAGGAAACCGGCAAAGGCCCCGATTTCATATCGATCGACGGGGCGGAAGGCGGTTCGGGCGCGACCTATCAGGATCTGGCCGATTCCGTCGGATTGCCCGTCAGGTCTGCGCTCATGCTGCTGGACGATGCACTGCGCAAGTACGGTGTCCGTGACCGGGTGAAAATCATCGCATCCGGCAAGATGACGACACCCGACAAAGCCGCCATTGCCTTGGCAATGGGAGCGGACCTCGTCCAGATCGCCCGCGGCTTCATGATTTCCGTCGGCTGTATCATGGCGCAGCGCTGCCATACGAACGAGTGCCCGGCGGGTGTTGCGACAACGGATCCCCATCTGCAGCGCGGACTTGTGGTGGAAGAGAAGAAATTCCGTGTCACCAATTATATATTGACGATGCGGGAAGGCCTGTTCCGTATTGCGGCAGCGGCCGGACTGGATTCGCCGACTAAATTCACCAGAAGCGATGTCTTCTATAAAGATGAGCGCGGGAATGTCCTGCCTATTGAAACACCTGTCACAACCAATCAGGATAGCTGA
- a CDS encoding AMP-binding protein, translating to MELLNKTVGAVLREQAGRYPLQEAMVYPERQIRQTYSEFDKETDRLAKAFMGMGIQKGENVAIWSDNKPQWLLSQFATGKMGAVLVTVNTNYQAAELKYLLQQSEATTLILDEGFKGTDYLEILRSICPSLRQSHSSRVECKELPHLKRIILMTEKSEQGIYKWSEFLRHADSVEDSELEERLNSLDPDDVINIQYTSGTTGFPKGVMLTHNNVVNNGSMIGGTMKLTSEDRVCIPVPFFHCFGCVLGTLAAVTHGAAMVIVEQFDPLRVLRAVEGERCTALHGVPTMFIAELNHPDFSKFDTSSLRTGIMAGSTCPIEVMKQVIGDMGADEITICYGLTEASPVISQTKTDDPIEKRVSTVGKPHPHVEVKIVDPVTGEEMETGEAGELCTRGYHVMKGYYNNPEATREVIDEDGWLHTGDIAKLDADGYLDITGRIKDMVIRGGENIYPREIEEFLYTCPGVADVQVVGVPDEKYGEELMAWIIPKDGVVLDEKDIRAFCKGAISYHKIPRYIQFTDAYPMTASGKIQKFRLREMSQTAAAD from the coding sequence ATGGAACTTCTGAACAAAACGGTCGGAGCAGTCTTGAGGGAGCAGGCGGGACGGTATCCGTTACAAGAGGCAATGGTATACCCCGAACGGCAGATCCGTCAGACATATTCCGAATTCGACAAAGAAACAGATCGTCTGGCAAAGGCATTCATGGGGATGGGTATCCAAAAAGGGGAGAATGTCGCCATCTGGTCAGACAACAAACCACAATGGCTGCTGAGTCAGTTTGCCACGGGAAAGATGGGGGCCGTCCTGGTCACAGTGAATACGAATTACCAGGCAGCGGAATTGAAGTACTTGCTGCAGCAATCCGAAGCGACAACACTGATTCTCGATGAAGGCTTCAAGGGGACGGATTATCTGGAAATCCTCCGATCCATTTGTCCGTCTCTGCGGCAGTCCCACAGCAGCCGTGTTGAATGCAAAGAACTTCCTCATCTGAAGCGCATCATCTTGATGACAGAGAAGAGTGAGCAGGGCATCTACAAATGGTCCGAATTTCTCCGCCATGCGGATTCCGTGGAGGACAGCGAGCTGGAAGAGCGGCTCAATTCCCTGGATCCCGATGACGTCATCAATATTCAGTATACATCCGGAACGACAGGCTTTCCGAAAGGCGTCATGCTGACACATAATAATGTCGTCAATAACGGCAGTATGATCGGCGGGACGATGAAGCTGACAAGTGAAGACCGCGTCTGCATCCCGGTTCCGTTCTTCCATTGTTTCGGCTGCGTCCTCGGCACGCTGGCCGCAGTCACACACGGGGCAGCGATGGTCATCGTCGAGCAGTTCGACCCGCTCCGCGTCCTGCGGGCCGTTGAAGGCGAGAGATGCACAGCACTCCATGGCGTCCCGACGATGTTCATCGCAGAGCTGAACCATCCCGACTTCAGCAAGTTCGATACCTCCTCCTTGAGGACCGGCATCATGGCAGGCTCGACCTGTCCGATCGAAGTGATGAAACAGGTGATCGGGGATATGGGAGCGGATGAAATCACGATCTGTTACGGGCTGACGGAAGCATCGCCGGTCATTTCCCAGACGAAGACGGATGACCCGATTGAAAAGCGTGTGTCCACTGTCGGGAAGCCGCATCCGCACGTGGAAGTGAAGATTGTCGACCCGGTCACAGGCGAGGAAATGGAGACCGGGGAAGCAGGCGAACTTTGCACGCGGGGCTACCATGTCATGAAAGGCTATTACAACAATCCTGAAGCGACCCGGGAAGTGATCGATGAAGACGGCTGGCTGCACACAGGGGATATCGCGAAGCTGGATGCGGATGGGTACCTTGATATCACCGGCCGTATCAAGGACATGGTGATCCGCGGAGGGGAGAATATCTACCCGCGGGAAATTGAAGAATTCCTATACACATGTCCCGGAGTAGCGGACGTGCAGGTCGTCGGTGTGCCGGATGAGAAATACGGTGAAGAACTGATGGCCTGGATCATTCCGAAAGACGGAGTTGTTCTGGATGAGAAGGATATCCGTGCGTTTTGCAAAGGGGCCATCTCCTACCATAAGATTCCGCGCTATATCCAGTTCACGGATGCGTATCCGATGACCGCATCGGGCAAGATACAGAAATTCAGACTGCGGGAGATGTCGCAGACAGCGGCCGCGGACTGA
- a CDS encoding nucleoside deaminase has translation MDHERFLNEAVRLAKGSVFEGGGPYGAVIVRDGEIIASGVNTVEGDHDPSAHAEMAAIREACRVIASTDLSNTILYASGEPCPMCLAASYQAKIGEIYYACSKQEAMEVLPTEDKTRNFYSDREKPGPLRDVPFMYMETPHRLEPFEAAANSRGGAAAEMPQNPSGGA, from the coding sequence ATGGATCACGAACGTTTTTTGAATGAAGCAGTCCGTCTTGCTAAAGGCAGTGTATTCGAAGGTGGCGGTCCTTACGGCGCTGTCATCGTCCGCGATGGAGAAATCATCGCAAGCGGGGTCAATACCGTGGAAGGTGATCATGACCCGTCCGCCCATGCAGAGATGGCGGCCATCCGCGAAGCATGCAGGGTCATCGCTTCGACAGACTTGTCCAATACGATCCTCTACGCAAGCGGGGAGCCGTGTCCGATGTGCCTTGCCGCTTCCTATCAGGCCAAGATCGGTGAGATCTACTACGCCTGCAGCAAGCAGGAGGCAATGGAAGTCCTGCCGACAGAGGATAAGACCAGGAATTTCTACAGTGACCGCGAAAAACCGGGCCCGCTGCGGGATGTTCCCTTCATGTATATGGAAACACCGCATCGGCTGGAACCATTTGAAGCGGCAGCCAACAGCCGCGGCGGCGCAGCTGCAGAGATGCCGCAAAACCCGTCAGGAGGTGCTTGA
- the putP gene encoding sodium/proline symporter PutP, with amino-acid sequence MSADTYKLIAIIAYMAAMVFIGWYAFRRTSNLTDYMLGGRSLGPAVTALSAGAADMSGWLLLGLPGAIFDKGLVEIWIAIGLTTGAYLNWFFVAPRLRVYTQVTNDSITIPSFLENRLKDKSRLLRIASGLIILVFFTFYVSSGMVAGGKFFLSSFGLDYHLGLIIVSIVVVGYTLFGGFLAVSYTDFVQGLIMFLALILVPVVAVFITGGLPDTAASIKEVNPNMLSLVKGATVLGVISSLAWGLGYFGQPHIIVRFMAIKSVKETKSARRIGIGWMILSLAGAVATALVGVAYYQQNPGETLVDSETIFIALGQIIFHPFIAGIMLAAVLAAVMSTISSQLIVTSSALIEDLYKAVIKTDGTDKQYVFLGRMAVLVVSIIAMILAWPNNESILKLVSFAWAGFGGAFGPIILLSLYWRKLTVKGALFGMVSGAVVVFVWGNIESLTGTLYEIVPGFIVCLLVTYFVSLATYKENKEIQREFTESVDMLKRER; translated from the coding sequence ATGTCAGCGGATACGTATAAATTGATAGCGATCATCGCATATATGGCTGCGATGGTTTTCATCGGCTGGTATGCATTCCGCCGTACGTCCAATTTGACGGACTATATGCTCGGCGGCCGTTCACTCGGACCGGCAGTCACTGCGCTCAGTGCCGGAGCTGCGGACATGTCCGGCTGGCTCCTGCTGGGACTGCCCGGTGCCATCTTCGACAAGGGTCTTGTCGAAATATGGATTGCGATCGGACTGACAACAGGTGCCTATCTGAACTGGTTCTTCGTTGCACCGCGTCTCCGGGTCTATACCCAAGTTACGAATGATTCAATCACGATCCCAAGTTTTCTTGAGAACCGTCTGAAAGACAAGTCGAGACTCCTGCGTATCGCATCAGGACTTATTATCCTAGTATTTTTCACATTCTATGTCTCTTCAGGGATGGTGGCGGGCGGAAAGTTCTTCCTCAGCTCATTCGGACTGGACTATCACCTCGGTCTGATCATCGTCTCGATCGTCGTTGTCGGCTATACGCTGTTCGGCGGTTTCCTCGCCGTCAGCTACACGGATTTCGTCCAGGGACTCATCATGTTCTTAGCACTTATTCTCGTTCCTGTCGTTGCGGTGTTCATCACTGGCGGGCTTCCTGATACGGCCGCGTCCATCAAAGAAGTCAATCCGAACATGCTCAGTCTTGTCAAAGGAGCTACTGTTCTCGGTGTCATCTCGTCACTGGCATGGGGGCTCGGGTACTTCGGCCAGCCGCATATCATCGTGCGCTTCATGGCCATCAAGTCCGTCAAGGAAACGAAATCCGCACGCCGGATCGGGATCGGCTGGATGATCCTGAGCCTTGCCGGTGCCGTGGCGACTGCGCTTGTCGGGGTTGCGTACTATCAGCAGAACCCGGGTGAAACACTGGTCGATTCCGAAACGATCTTCATCGCCCTCGGTCAGATCATCTTCCATCCGTTCATCGCCGGGATCATGCTTGCGGCGGTACTGGCTGCGGTCATGAGTACGATCTCTTCCCAGCTGATTGTCACGTCATCCGCACTGATCGAGGATCTGTACAAAGCGGTCATCAAGACGGACGGCACCGATAAGCAATATGTGTTCCTCGGCCGCATGGCTGTACTGGTCGTATCAATCATTGCGATGATCCTCGCATGGCCGAACAACGAATCCATCCTGAAGCTCGTTTCCTTCGCCTGGGCAGGGTTCGGCGGCGCGTTCGGCCCGATCATCCTGCTTTCGCTCTACTGGCGCAAACTGACGGTGAAAGGTGCACTGTTCGGGATGGTGTCGGGGGCGGTCGTCGTATTCGTCTGGGGCAATATCGAATCATTGACCGGCACGCTCTATGAAATCGTTCCGGGATTCATCGTCTGCCTGCTCGTCACATATTTCGTGAGTCTTGCGACATATAAAGAAAACAAGGAAATCCAGCGTGAGTTCACCGAGTCAGTTGACATGCTGAAGCGGGAACGCTGA
- a CDS encoding VOC family protein, whose amino-acid sequence MKLDHAVWFTERTPDTVAGQYEGTYRGGSHEKWGTYNALKYLQNGYIEWLAVEDPETAGQSGNPLVRLLLHDLAAYGEGWGTLCFSTDGIDQLDARLTTAGFKTSGVLNASRKSTAGSLKKWKLLFIEESYTDKLPFPFFIQWEEDEETRRNVLMEEGFLGETGASERIEECVLETDDPQAAIGNWCRLLDVRPDTVDSFLLGNIRFRFQEAAGPRHRLTAVTTGHTES is encoded by the coding sequence ATGAAGCTCGACCATGCAGTATGGTTCACCGAGAGAACACCGGACACGGTTGCCGGTCAATACGAAGGGACGTACCGGGGCGGCAGCCATGAGAAATGGGGCACCTATAATGCGCTGAAGTATTTGCAGAACGGCTACATCGAATGGCTGGCAGTGGAAGATCCGGAAACAGCGGGCCAGTCCGGCAATCCGCTCGTCAGGCTGCTGCTCCATGACTTGGCAGCCTACGGTGAAGGCTGGGGGACACTGTGCTTTTCAACCGACGGAATCGATCAGCTCGACGCACGTCTGACAACTGCGGGGTTCAAGACATCCGGTGTTCTGAATGCGTCCCGGAAAAGTACAGCGGGCAGCCTGAAAAAATGGAAGCTGCTGTTCATAGAGGAATCCTATACGGATAAGCTGCCGTTTCCGTTTTTCATCCAATGGGAAGAGGATGAAGAGACACGGCGCAATGTCCTCATGGAAGAAGGATTCCTCGGGGAGACCGGTGCTTCCGAACGGATTGAAGAGTGCGTGCTTGAGACGGATGATCCGCAGGCCGCTATCGGAAACTGGTGCCGCCTGCTTGATGTCCGGCCGGATACGGTTGACAGTTTCCTGCTTGGCAACATTCGTTTCCGGTTTCAGGAGGCGGCTGGACCGCGTCACCGACTGACCGCAGTGACAACGGGTCATACTGAATCTTGA
- the hflX gene encoding GTPase HflX, with translation MDELEWLEETALLVGVEEQQDDHFAYEMEELANLAEAVGVRVIGRVEQKLERKHPTSYIGKGKIEEVKRAAETMDANLIIFNDELSPSQLRNLERDIEVKIIDRTMLILDIFARRARTREARMQVELAELQYTLPRLVGLRASLSRQGGGTGGGFQNKGAGETKLELDRRKIEEQISKLGKELETMKQHRTIQRQQRVRSGTPVVSIVGYTNAGKSTLMNRMLAMAEGDQAKKVLEKDMLFATLDTSVRKLTLPDHKSFILTDTVGFVSKLPHHLVKAFRSTLEEAREADLLLHVVDVSNPEYRHMIDVTNETLEAVGVEDVPVLYVYNKADQAEGLSYPRVQDDQIWLSAKTGGGMHELTGLIEKKVYERYSVCKVLIPFDRGDLVAYLNDFANVKDTDYEENGTLLTVEMEERERKKFNPYMISH, from the coding sequence ATGGACGAATTGGAATGGCTGGAGGAAACCGCATTACTGGTCGGCGTGGAAGAGCAGCAGGACGACCACTTCGCCTATGAAATGGAAGAACTCGCCAACTTGGCGGAAGCTGTCGGCGTGCGTGTCATCGGGCGTGTGGAACAGAAGCTGGAGAGGAAGCACCCGACAAGTTACATCGGCAAAGGGAAGATCGAGGAAGTGAAACGTGCGGCTGAAACGATGGATGCCAATCTCATCATCTTCAATGATGAGCTGTCGCCATCCCAGCTGCGCAACCTGGAGCGGGATATCGAAGTGAAGATCATCGACCGGACGATGCTCATCCTCGATATCTTTGCGCGGCGTGCAAGGACACGGGAGGCCCGCATGCAGGTGGAACTTGCAGAGCTGCAGTATACGCTGCCCCGTCTGGTCGGTCTGCGTGCATCACTCAGCCGTCAGGGCGGCGGGACAGGCGGCGGATTCCAAAACAAAGGGGCCGGTGAAACGAAGCTGGAGCTGGACCGCCGGAAGATCGAAGAGCAGATCTCGAAGCTCGGGAAGGAACTGGAGACGATGAAACAGCATCGGACGATCCAGCGGCAGCAGCGTGTCCGCAGCGGGACGCCTGTCGTATCGATCGTCGGGTATACGAACGCGGGAAAATCGACGCTCATGAACCGGATGCTCGCCATGGCGGAAGGGGATCAGGCGAAGAAGGTGCTTGAAAAAGACATGCTGTTCGCTACCTTGGATACCTCGGTCCGGAAACTGACGCTGCCCGATCATAAGTCGTTCATCCTGACAGATACGGTCGGATTCGTCTCCAAACTGCCGCATCATCTCGTCAAGGCGTTCCGATCGACATTGGAGGAAGCGAGGGAAGCGGATCTGCTGCTGCATGTCGTCGATGTCTCGAATCCTGAATATCGTCATATGATCGACGTGACGAATGAGACATTGGAAGCGGTAGGTGTGGAAGATGTCCCTGTCCTGTATGTCTATAACAAGGCGGATCAGGCGGAAGGATTAAGCTATCCGCGGGTGCAGGATGACCAGATCTGGCTGTCCGCCAAAACAGGGGGCGGGATGCACGAACTTACCGGACTGATCGAAAAGAAAGTGTACGAGCGGTATTCGGTGTGTAAAGTCCTCATTCCGTTCGATCGCGGGGATCTCGTCGCTTATCTGAATGACTTTGCAAACGTGAAAGACACGGACTATGAAGAGAACGGGACGCTGCTGACTGTCGAAATGGAGGAGCGGGAGCGGAAAAAGTTCAATCCATATATGATCAGCCATTGA